The region GCAAAAATTGGGCTTGCTCTGCTTCTGTTAGTGGATTTGTATTTTTCGCCGCAGTTGCAGCGGCTGTTGCGAGTGCTTCTGTTTGTGTTGTTGCAGCAGCAGCTCCGTTCATAAGTTCTTGCATTCTTGGGTTGATGTATTTTACACGATCTACTGTATCAGCATCAAATAGAGCATATTCTTTCAATGCTTGTTTAAACGCATCAATTTGTGAAAGTCCTGCTGATGCAGCTCCCCACGCCTGCCCGCCAGCGCCAAACAGTGCCAGCAAAAAACCAACAATAACCTGTTTTTTCATAGCTTCTCCTTTTGTGAAACAAGCAAAAAAAGAGGGCCGGTATTGGCCCCCTCGTATTTTCTGAACAAAGTCTAAGAACTCTGAGTTATTTTTTGCAAGCAACTTAATTTATTTTTGAGCAACCGGTGCTTGATCAGCTGTTTTGAGTTGGAGTGTGATCATTGCTTTTTCTTGATCAATGGTGCTGTTGAAATTTTTAGTATCAACATTGTCGGGCAGATCAACAGTTACCTGCAACTTGCCATCTTTGTACTCAATTTTTTTGGTGCGGTTGTTGACCGTTTGTGAAGAAAAATAGCTTTCTGAATGGTAGCGCCAGCCGCCATTTTTTTGCGCCGTGTTGCTGTCACTTTTTTCTGCCGTGACAATTACGCGGTGCTCGGTCTCCTGCACGTTGAGCTTGATATCGTCGCGTCCAAAACCAGGCAGGCTGATTTCAAGCTTGTAGGTACCGTCTTCTTCTTTTTCCGTTGCGCTAAACTTGCCAGGCAAGTTAAACATTTGGCGCGTTTTTTCGGTTTTGGTTAGACGTCCAATCATACGGTCCAGCCAGCTACCGCTTTTTTTTAGCGAAGCAAAAACGGCGTTTGCTTCATTTTGCAAGTGGCGTACGTGATGTTGGCTACGCGTGCCGGCATCTTTAAGTTTGTCTAAAAGCTCGGCGCTTTGTTTTTTTATTTTGTCAGATTGTTCTTCTATTTTTTTTGCCAAATCATCCAAATTGCTGTCCACAGTTTCTTGCACTTGTTGGCGGTAGCGGGGCAGATCATTAGAAAACCATGAACTCATGTCCCGTTCAAGTTGGTTAAACGACTCATCAAGATATTTAAAAACATCGTAGTGATAACCATATGCATTGTTGCTGCATACCAGTGTTGCAACAAGAAGTAAACCATAACGCTTGTTCATAAAGAGCCTCCTCTTTTTGGTTAAATAATGTTTTTTAAATCTAAAGATTATTGTACCAAAAAGGTGCAAAATTGTGAATAATTTTTTTATCTTCTAAGTCCAAGTGGTGGGGTTATGGTTCTGCTGTTGTGTGGGCTTGGTGGAGGAGTAATGTCGCCGCTTCTGCTGGGGCTTGCAAGTCTTTCTAGGAACTCTCTTTTTGGGCTTGCTGCAAGCACAGAAAAATAATGTAAATCTTGAGTTGCTCCGTTTGATGAGCAGAGCTTTGAGAAGAGTAGAGCTTCAGTATCTCTTTGTTTATAGCCATCGGCAACTTCATGAGGAAGGCGTTGACGGCGATCTTCTTCCAGAGGGCTATAGCCAAGTTCCAAGAGAAATTCGACAAGTTCTACATCTCCCAAGCTTGCGGCTGAGTGCAGAAAAGGGATGTTGTGTTTGCTTGTGCTTCTTTCGATTAAGGTTCCAATTTTTTCGATGAAATGTTCATCAGTTCTAAAGGCTATTTCTGGGTAAAACAACTGAGCTATTGCAAGAGCTCTTTGTGGGTTTTTATTGTTAAAACCGTAAATGAGCGCAAGCTCAAAGGCATTATAGCCGCTTGAGGTTTTGGTTTCTTTGTTGGCATTTTTTTGTAATAAATAACGAACCAACAGATCATAGCCGCGCATGCAGGCAATATGCAATGGTGTAAGATTTTTGTGCGCGGTAGCGTCAAGGTTAAGCTTACATTCTGTAACAAAGGTAGTTATCCACCTAAATTCTCCTTCCCAGCAGGCGTAGTGCAATGGCGTCCAAAGATTGTTTGGATCTTTTTGGTGAATTAAATCTGGAAATATTTCAAGAATTGCTTTGGTTGTTGCAATGTTTCCACACATTGCTGCTTTGCATAGTTTGCCATAAACTCCCATGGGGTTAATTTTTTTCCAGTTTGTCGTTGTATTTTTGGGATAACTGTTTTCTTGGTTGCTTGATGATGATGCAGCGCTATGAGCTTGGCCAACACAAAGTAGTATGACTAAGATTATTTTTCTTAAGGAATGAAACATGAGAACCTCTTATTTTTCAGTTAAACAATGTTCGCCCTTACCCTTCGACAAGCTTACGCCTACGCCCTGCGTGGCTACGGCGCACAGGCAGAGCTAAAGGCCCTCCCCGCCTGCCCTGAGGAACCCGACGTAGCTTTTAGCGAAGACGGGTGTCTCGAAGGGTCGAAGGATTTGAACGGTACCCATTTCGTGCAGATTATCTTGGGGAACTAAGAATGCAAAAAGTTTTTATATTTGTAAAGTTAAAAACGCCAAAAAGTTTAACTCTTGTCAAAAATCTCTTTAAAATTTTTATACAACTCATGAAAGGGCGAGCAGATGAGCGTTGTTTCGGCAACCGTTGCCATAAAGTTGGTGTCGCCTTTCCAGCGAGGTACAATATGCATATGCAAATGACTAGGTATGCCGCCGCCGCCCGTTTCGCCAACATTAATGCCAACGTTAAAGCCGGCACATTTGAGTGCTTCTTGTACAACGTTGAGCGAGAGATTAGTGAGCTCCATTAGTTCTGCGCGTACCGCCGGTTCGAGATCGTTTAAGTTTGCTTTGTGTTCAAGTGGGAGCACCATGAGATGCCCGGCATTGTAGGGATAGTAGTTCATGACCACGGCCGTGTGTTGGCCTCGTTTTAAAATTAAATATTTTTCGTCGTTGTTTTGTGCGAACTGTTCACAAAAAACGCAATTATTTTTAAGTGGCCCGGTGGGCATGTTGGGGTCGGTTTTGGTAACATAACCGTGCCGCCACGGTGCATACAATTTTTCCATACAAAAATTCTCCAAGTGTTGGTGGTACAAAATTTCTTATCAACGTACCGTAACAAAGTTTATGGTCATCATTCAAGGTTGAGTAAAATTTGGAAAATAGCTCCTGTTTTGGTTGCAAGCAGTTGGATATTGCCGCCCAACTGTGTAACAATGTCGTGAACAATTGCCAAGCCAAGTCCCATGTTTTTTTTGTTGCTAGAAACATAAGGCAAGAAAAGCTTATCGCGCATTCCTGCTTCAATGCCCGGGCCATTGTCGGCAATAATGAGCTCCAGCTTGTTGGTCTGTGGCAAAATTTTTGTTTCAATTTTAATCGACTTACTGCTTTCGTTTTTTTCGAGCAAGGCGCGTACGCTGTTGTCCAGCAAGTTAATGAGCACGCGTTTAATTTTTTTTATATCAGTTTTTATGACTGGTGGGCTTTTGAGCAGGCAGGTAAAATGAATGCTGGGGTAGCTGACGCGGTAAAAGCGTAAAATTTCGGTAATAATATCGTTGAGGTCTGCTGTTTCAATGTGCGGGGCAGGCATTGAGGCAAACTCAGAAAAGTGCGCCGCCAAATCTTTGATAATATTAACTTGATGCAAAATGGTTGAGGTGCAATCCATAAAAATTGGTTCGTGTTCAAGTACCGGCCTGTATTTACGCTGGAGCCGCTGGGTTGCCAGTTGAATTGGTGTGAGGGGGTTTTTAATTTCATGTGCAACCTGTTTGGCTGCCTCTTGCCAGGTTTTAATTTTGCTTGCTTTTACAATGTCAGTTAAATCTTCAATGACAATCAACAGCCCTTTTTCTACATTGTTAGGACCGTTGCTGGTGCTAATGGCGGAAAGATGAATCATTAAAATTCTGTTTTCGCCTTTCACATTAAAACTGATTTCTTCAGAAAGAAATGAGCTTTCAGTCTTTGCTAGTTTGCGCGTCAGTTCAATAAATTTTGCTTTCACTTCGTGCCCAAAAAAGTTAACGCGTCTATTTTTAAAACGATTAAGATTTAAGTATTTGGCGACCAGCTCTTTTGCTGCCCGGTTGTTCATGGTGATGCGGGCAAATTTGTTAACAAAAAATACCGAAGCTTTCATATTTTCAAGGATCGCCAACATCTCGGTATTTTTACTTTCAAGTTCTGTGTGTGCCCGGTTAACCGCACTAATCATTTCGTTAAAGCCGTGAGCAAGTGTGTGCAAATCGCTCGATTCATCGCAATTAACATGCACGTCCCAATGCCCGCTTTTTATGCGCTCGGTAGCTTCCAAAAGTTCTTGAATTGGCGTGCTAATGCCGCGGGCCAAGTAAAATGCGCACCAAATTGATAAAAACAAAATGAGCAGCGTGACCAAAATAAATGTAAACAGATAAATATAATAAATGGGGTTGCGCATTGACTGCAGCTGGTAGTAATCATCAAGTGAGTTTTGCATATCAATTAAATGCACGCGCGTGGCTGCGGGGTAGCGGTAGGCAACGCACAGATAGTTTTCGCCAATTTTTTGAACCCAGTACAGCGAGCCAAAAAAATCAAACACGCTGTCTTGGCGGGCTTGGTACTTGTGCAAGCGTGCCAAAAAAGCATCGCGCAGGTGTTTTACACTGCGGTCGTTAAACGTACGGTACAAGCGCCACCGTTCAATTTCTTGGTTCAAGCTGGTGACCAAATGCAACGGCTCTTGTGGCCAGCAGTAGACTGAACACTGTGCAAGAATGGGGCATTGTTCTTGTAAATCTTGGATTGTCTGCTCAAGTTCTTGCTGTGTGGTTGGGTTGTTGGCTGCTACCAACGTGCTGGCGGCTGCCAGTTCTTGGCGCAACGTTTGTGTTTGTGCTTTGTGTAGTTTCATGCCGCTTGCAAGGCCGGTGCTAATGCGCGCGTGGAACCAGTGGTCAATGCTGGTGGTAATAATTTTGCCGGCGGTAAAGAAAACAAAAAATGAAGGAATGACGGAAAAAAAAGTAAACGCAAAGAGTAAGTTGCGCTTAAACGCCGAGCCGGGCAGGCCTTTGTGCCGCTCAATAAAAAGCTTAATGCTTTGCCGAATAATTAGGTACAGCAGTGCCACAATTACAATCACATGAACATTGATGAGTAAAAAAAAGAATGAGCGGTTAATGCCGGCGCCAATCAAGTTGTGTTTGCGTTGCAAAAAAAGCTCGAGCCAGCTGGTGACAAAAAGGGCACCAATGCTGAGCACGATAATGAGAAGGCGGCGTTTGTGTAATGGTTCGTTCATAAAATTTGTGGCTCGGTTTAAAAAAGATTGAGCAGTAAGCTTTTTTCGTAACCACTAAATTTTACTGGAAAACCTGTGAATGGCTATGTTTTAATAAAAAGAAAGAGGGGCTGCGCTTAAAAAAGCGCAGCCCCTCTTGTAGTTATTTCTTGAAAAGAAGATTAATCGAGTTCGTCTAAATTAATTTGGTTTCCGTTGCGGCTATGCTTTGCGCTTGTGCGTGAAGAGCTTGAGCTTGATGATGAGCCATTCCATGGACTATCACCTAAAGCCATTATTGGTTGGTACGCAACATCTGACAAATCTCCTGCTGCCAACATTTCTGCCAACCAATCTTCACGAGAACTCGAACTTGAAGCTGCTGAACTCGATGAGCTTGATGAACTTGAACTCGAGCCTGGGAAAGATGGGCTTGGTGAGGTAAAGTTTGGATCGAGTGGATTTACAAAGATGCTTTCAGTTGGATTGCCACCAATTCCTGGACATGTTCTTTTAAGTAGTGGCCTGCATACAGTACGAATTACTTGTGGTTCTCTATTTTGTTGCGTAAATTCTGTTGCTGCGCGACACAAAGGACATGTGGACGGCAGATACATGTTGAGTTGTGCATCTGCTGCTTGCGTAATGCATGGTGGGCAAAAGTCGTGTCCGCAACCAAGGCTTGCGCATGGAGAGCCTTCTTCGAATGGTTCATAACAAATTGAGCAGTCATCTTCATCAGTTTTTTCAATACTTGTTGCCG is a window of Candidatus Babeliales bacterium DNA encoding:
- a CDS encoding Hsp20/alpha crystallin family protein, which codes for MNKRYGLLLVATLVCSNNAYGYHYDVFKYLDESFNQLERDMSSWFSNDLPRYRQQVQETVDSNLDDLAKKIEEQSDKIKKQSAELLDKLKDAGTRSQHHVRHLQNEANAVFASLKKSGSWLDRMIGRLTKTEKTRQMFNLPGKFSATEKEEDGTYKLEISLPGFGRDDIKLNVQETEHRVIVTAEKSDSNTAQKNGGWRYHSESYFSSQTVNNRTKKIEYKDGKLQVTVDLPDNVDTKNFNSTIDQEKAMITLQLKTADQAPVAQK
- a CDS encoding ankyrin repeat domain-containing protein — encoded protein: MFHSLRKIILVILLCVGQAHSAASSSSNQENSYPKNTTTNWKKINPMGVYGKLCKAAMCGNIATTKAILEIFPDLIHQKDPNNLWTPLHYACWEGEFRWITTFVTECKLNLDATAHKNLTPLHIACMRGYDLLVRYLLQKNANKETKTSSGYNAFELALIYGFNNKNPQRALAIAQLFYPEIAFRTDEHFIEKIGTLIERSTSKHNIPFLHSAASLGDVELVEFLLELGYSPLEEDRRQRLPHEVADGYKQRDTEALLFSKLCSSNGATQDLHYFSVLAASPKREFLERLASPSRSGDITPPPSPHNSRTITPPLGLRR
- a CDS encoding HIT domain-containing protein; translation: MEKLYAPWRHGYVTKTDPNMPTGPLKNNCVFCEQFAQNNDEKYLILKRGQHTAVVMNYYPYNAGHLMVLPLEHKANLNDLEPAVRAELMELTNLSLNVVQEALKCAGFNVGINVGETGGGGIPSHLHMHIVPRWKGDTNFMATVAETTLICSPFHELYKNFKEIFDKS
- a CDS encoding HAMP domain-containing protein; the encoded protein is MNEPLHKRRLLIIVLSIGALFVTSWLELFLQRKHNLIGAGINRSFFFLLINVHVIVIVALLYLIIRQSIKLFIERHKGLPGSAFKRNLLFAFTFFSVIPSFFVFFTAGKIITTSIDHWFHARISTGLASGMKLHKAQTQTLRQELAAASTLVAANNPTTQQELEQTIQDLQEQCPILAQCSVYCWPQEPLHLVTSLNQEIERWRLYRTFNDRSVKHLRDAFLARLHKYQARQDSVFDFFGSLYWVQKIGENYLCVAYRYPAATRVHLIDMQNSLDDYYQLQSMRNPIYYIYLFTFILVTLLILFLSIWCAFYLARGISTPIQELLEATERIKSGHWDVHVNCDESSDLHTLAHGFNEMISAVNRAHTELESKNTEMLAILENMKASVFFVNKFARITMNNRAAKELVAKYLNLNRFKNRRVNFFGHEVKAKFIELTRKLAKTESSFLSEEISFNVKGENRILMIHLSAISTSNGPNNVEKGLLIVIEDLTDIVKASKIKTWQEAAKQVAHEIKNPLTPIQLATQRLQRKYRPVLEHEPIFMDCTSTILHQVNIIKDLAAHFSEFASMPAPHIETADLNDIITEILRFYRVSYPSIHFTCLLKSPPVIKTDIKKIKRVLINLLDNSVRALLEKNESSKSIKIETKILPQTNKLELIIADNGPGIEAGMRDKLFLPYVSSNKKNMGLGLAIVHDIVTQLGGNIQLLATKTGAIFQILLNLE